The sequence below is a genomic window from Montipora capricornis isolate CH-2021 chromosome 14, ASM3666992v2, whole genome shotgun sequence.
CCTTCTCCTGCTTTTTCTCCCACTTCTTTGGCAATCTTTGAATGGCGTTCATGGTACTCGATGGCTGTCTTGAAATCTCCTAAGCTGTGATAAACATTGCCGAGATTACCACATGCACCTCCCTCTGCAGCCTTGTCCTCAACTTCTCTGGCAATTCTTAGACCACGTTCATGATAGTCGATGGCAGTTTTGAAATCTCCTAAATtatgataagcattgccgagactGCAATAGCTCTTCCCTTCTTCAACTTTGTTTCCAACTTCTTGTAGAACTTGTAGACTACGTTCTTGATACTCTATGGCCTTCTtgaaatctcccaaactgtcgTAGGCATCGCCAAGATTTCCATAACTTGCTGCCTCTCCAGCTTTGTCTCTCACTTCCGTGGCAATTTTAAGATGACGTTCATAGTAGTCAATGGCTCTCTTGACGTCTCCTAAACTACGATAGGCTGCGCCGAGATTACTATAACTTCTTCCCTCCCCAGCTTTGTCTCCAGTTTCTTTCACAATTCTTAAATGACGTTCATGATAGTCGGCTGCCTTCTTGAAATTTCCCAGACGTTGATGGGCTCTGCCTAGATTTCCATAACTCCATCCCTCTCCGACTTTATCTCCCAATTTCCTGGCAATTTGTAGATGACGTTCATGGTACTCGAGGGCTCTCTTAAAATCTCCCAAATCATGGTAGGCTCTGCCGAGGTCGCAGTAACTCTTTCCCTCCCCAGCTTTGTCTCCCACCTCTTTGGCAATTTTTAGATGAGCTTCGTGGTACTCAACTGCTCTCTTGAAAGCTCCTAAACCTTCATATGCAATGCCGAGATCGCAATAACTCTGCCCCTCTCCAATTTTGTCTCCCAGCTCGATAGCAATGTTCAGATGACGTTCATGGTAATCGATTGCTTTCTTGAAATCCCCTAAGCAATCGTAAGCtctgccgagattgcaataactTTCTCCTTCTTCATCCTTGTCTTCAATTTCTTGTGCAATTTTTAGATGGCGTCCATAGTACTCGATGGCTTTCCTGTAATCCCCTAGGCGTTCAAAAGCATTGCCGATATTGCAATAGCCCCTTCCCTCCCCGTCTTTGTCCTTTATTTCTTTGCTAATTCTCAGATCACGTTCATGGTAAGCAATGGCTTTATGGAAATTTTCTGAACTTTGATAGGCATTGCCGAGATTACAATAGCTCTTTGCCTCTCCTTCTTTGTCTCCTCTTTGTTTGCAAATTTCTAGATCCCGCTCATGATACTTGATGGCTGTATTGAAATCTTCTAAACTGttataagcattgccgagattacAATATGCGACTCCCTCTTGGGCTTTGTCTCCTATTTCCTGGGCCAGTTTTAGATGACATTCATGGTACTCGATGGCCCTTTTGAAATCTTCTGCACTGTCAAAAGCGTTACCGAGATTACAGTAGGCAGTACCTTCTCCTTCTTTATCTCCCATCTCTTTGGAAATTTTTAGATGCCATTCATGATACTCGATGGCTTGTTTGAAATCTTCTAAACCCTCATacgcattgccgagattgcaatacgAGTTGCTCTCTTCCGCCTTGTCCCCCATTTCCTTGGcaattttgagatgacgtttatGGAACTCGATGGCTCTTTTGAAATCTTCTAAGCTATggtaagcattgccgagattacAATACGCACTGCCCTCTCCGGCCTTGTCTCCAACTTCCTTGGCAATTTTGAGATGGCGTTCATAGTAGTTGATGGCTGTTTCGAAATCATCAAAACTATAATATGCTTTACCGATATTCAAATACGCATTGCCCTCTCCGGCTTTGTCTCCCATTTCTTTAGAAATTTGTAGGTCTTGCTGATATCGGTCGACATCAGGTTTTGGCCTGGTTTTATCTTTGTATGAGATGTTTTGTGGATCCtaaggttttttcaaaatgataaCAAGAATTTAAtgacatatttttttcaaatcatcatcACCTCTCTATATTTGAAACAAGACTATATCATTTCAGTAATACTGCAATAGTAATTCTCCTTTTGTCAGTAGATTGAATCATTGTTGAACAGATGCGATTAGTCAAATGAGAGTTGTAACGAAATCTTAAATCCTTGTTTACACGAATTAATATTCTTAGAAGTAGAAAATTAAAGCCTCGGTTTCTTACTTACAATGTCTCTCTGTCTTTTTACTTTTTCATGACTAGTTTTATCATGATGCTGATACCAAGTTTTACCtcttttttctgttgttttgtttcctgTGTTGTAGGTAGCTCAGCAGCACACTTGTTCGATAGATCTAGTAACACTTTTCTGTTCTTGTCAATCTCTAAAGGGttaagacaaaattaaaaagcgCTGTTTCGTAAGATGAAACGTTAGCCACGACTTATATCTAAAGGTATTGAGTACGCCAGCAAGTAGGCGCATGCAGCTTGCGAATGAAGAGTAATAGACATCGACTCGGTCTTTGGCATTATTCGGAACAAACGAAAGACAgtaattttttactttttggtaAATTTTTACATCTCACACTTTAGCTGCTATTTTACGAAAGCAATCAAACAGTAGCTGCTGTAATCTTTGCAATTCTTAGAGACTACCTTTTATATATCTATTGTTTCATACAATTTATACATGCTACATGTTGTAACTGTACATACATTATAATTACTGTTTCTAATTTgtgaataattttaatttttgtgcCTCCAATTAGTTGTGAAAACTAAATACATGGATACATTCATAAAGCTTTTACTTACTGTGACAGAATAGAGGCAGGTTCTTAATCAAAGATTAAAGAAACTAGGACTGTAACTGAAGACTACTTTTTCAAAAGGCCACTAACTGTATATTTGCATAAATATTGCTTGCACCGAGaagtgttttctcttttaaagcGTGGGCTTTTACAGCTTCTTCCTACCTGAGTAAGAGTTTACATTTTTATAAGTAGGGCTTTCGGCTTCGCGACGCTGGGAGTTTAAATTTCGGCTTAGTTTGCCGACTACTTCTTGCAATTGCGCGAGGTGGTAAGTTACGCAGCCATTTTACCAAGGGCCCGACCTTGAAAGGAAAAATGTGCACTAAACTTTGTCACTTTAAAGGAGCAGTGTCCTGAGGATGTTGCTGTTTTAAGTCAATTCTGTGCTAAAATCATTACTTTGAAGCTACAACGAAGATATGAACTGAATCAGTGAGGGTTAACCATAATAAATTTCTTGAGGATTTTCGGAACACGTAGCATCAAAACTcgaaaaaattggccatttttttcaagtttcaatccatttccatccatGCCATTCGTAGCGACAGGCGACAGGAAACAATTTCAGTGACTTCAGATCATTAGTTTTGGAATTCAAGTGATGTGAAGACACCTTCtagctttaaataaagttgGCAAATAGCGTGACAATGCCCCTTTCAGCTCTACTTCGAGTAACAGGTAGAGCCTTGATAAATTTCGATACGTCTATGCCTTTTTCTTTCTAATACGCTGTTTGTTATCTCAAGCCGGCTTAATTTATCCCCCGTTCATTTTCTAACCTCTCAAAGTGTCCTCTTTTGAAACGCGAATCACGTCTAGAAATATAAAGCAAAATATAGAACAGATAATCAAACCTTTGGTTGAACCCTTATCAAATCTTCTTTTATAGGGTTCCATGTCAAATACATTTTTCCTCTACAGTTAGctttttaaattatatttttgtagAAAACGGTTGGCTGAAAGTTGTAAAAAGCAAACCATTCCGTTCCAAACTACACACAGGGGTGTCTTGAAAATTGTGAAAACCTTTAAGAAcaaaaaccgagatctcggtaaccgGGCCAGCCCGGCTTCTCATATGAACACATTGATATTTTTACAAGGAAAAGAGTGGCTaggcgagatctcggaaaccaAGCCAGCCCGGTCACATAAAGCCTTAAAGTCCTGCGTGAACAGCACTGAATAAACAAATGATAATAAGAAAAGCTATAATTATTTTTCTGCGAAGAAAATTCACTAATCAATTAACCTGGATGGATGGATCTCACGTGATCtttttcgtcttcttcttcttcttcttcttcttcttcttcttcttcctcctcctcttcttcttctttttgttcttcttctaCCTCGTGATCTCGACGAAACTGATCTTCCATTGTGACTGAAATTACGACTAAAAGATTTTGATAACGTAAATAGAtgtgaataattattatgaagTGTTACATAACAAGGCATACTTGTTAACTGCATATAGCTTAAAAATATCACTGGAATattaagaactttttttttcttattcacaAGAACACTTTTGAAAATCAACAGGGCTTGATAATTT
It includes:
- the LOC138031287 gene encoding tetratricopeptide repeat protein 28-like isoform X1 — translated: MEDQFRRDHEVEEEQKEEEEEEEEEEEEEEEEEEDEKDHVRSIHPDVIRVSKEDTLREIDKNRKVLLDLSNKCAAELPTTQETKQQKKEDPQNISYKDKTRPKPDVDRYQQDLQISKEMGDKAGEGNAYLNIGKAYYSFDDFETAINYYERHLKIAKEVGDKAGEGSAYCNLGNAYHSLEDFKRAIEFHKRHLKIAKEMGDKAEESNSYCNLGNAYEGLEDFKQAIEYHEWHLKISKEMGDKEGEGTAYCNLGNAFDSAEDFKRAIEYHECHLKLAQEIGDKAQEGVAYCNLGNAYNSLEDFNTAIKYHERDLEICKQRGDKEGEAKSYCNLGNAYQSSENFHKAIAYHERDLRISKEIKDKDGEGRGYCNIGNAFERLGDYRKAIEYYGRHLKIAQEIEDKDEEGESYCNLGRAYDCLGDFKKAIDYHERHLNIAIELGDKIGEGQSYCDLGIAYEGLGAFKRAVEYHEAHLKIAKEVGDKAGEGKSYCDLGRAYHDLGDFKRALEYHERHLQIARKLGDKVGEGWSYGNLGRAHQRLGNFKKAADYHERHLRIVKETGDKAGEGRSYSNLGAAYRSLGDVKRAIDYYERHLKIATEVRDKAGEAASYGNLGDAYDSLGDFKKAIEYQERSLQVLQEVGNKVEEGKSYCSLGNAYHNLGDFKTAIDYHERGLRIAREVEDKAAEGGACGNLGNVYHSLGDFKTAIEYHERHSKIAKEVGEKAGEGRSYGNLGNDHYSLGRFSTAIEYHERHLKIAKDLRDKAGESNAYCNLGNAYCGLKDFKRAIECCERHLQISQEIKDKAGEGTSYGNLGSLFCDLGDFQKAIEYHECHLKISRQVADKAGIARALYSLGISFEGQGYLSRSLECYHSSVMMYNDMRASLKFKDEWKISYRDTLEFAYTSLWLLYLKQGEVVEALRFADQGRAQALRDLMDSMYVSGEEYDQSHYPEMSACFPPDCAPSNTVFMAVDGEEIFFWVIQDSGNVQSRRKETTNEDVKSFIISLNQSIGKRGSVRCENRSLDEPCGEQLADERAPGNGFHAVQSERRALRMLYDVIIAPIADLCEGNDILFVPEGPLCLVPYAALLDSKEKYMCEFFRIRLIPSLATLKLITDCPGDFHEKTGALLVGDPCLQEVPQYLREGLDQLPYAKSEVEMIGRILGTAPLTGEKATKDEVLKRLSSVALVHIAAHGRMETGEILLASSPSTRARTEKDCLLTMTDVLQANLRAKLVVLSCCHSAEGEIKAEGVVGIARAFLGAGARSVLVSLWAIDDEATMEFMKHFYGELVKAKKASEALHTAINYIRESQQFREVYYWAPFVLIGDDVTLDF
- the LOC138031287 gene encoding tetratricopeptide repeat protein 28-like isoform X2, coding for MEDQFRRDHEVEEEQKEEEEEEEEEEEEEEEEEEDEKDHVRSIHPEIDKNRKVLLDLSNKCAAELPTTQETKQQKKEDPQNISYKDKTRPKPDVDRYQQDLQISKEMGDKAGEGNAYLNIGKAYYSFDDFETAINYYERHLKIAKEVGDKAGEGSAYCNLGNAYHSLEDFKRAIEFHKRHLKIAKEMGDKAEESNSYCNLGNAYEGLEDFKQAIEYHEWHLKISKEMGDKEGEGTAYCNLGNAFDSAEDFKRAIEYHECHLKLAQEIGDKAQEGVAYCNLGNAYNSLEDFNTAIKYHERDLEICKQRGDKEGEAKSYCNLGNAYQSSENFHKAIAYHERDLRISKEIKDKDGEGRGYCNIGNAFERLGDYRKAIEYYGRHLKIAQEIEDKDEEGESYCNLGRAYDCLGDFKKAIDYHERHLNIAIELGDKIGEGQSYCDLGIAYEGLGAFKRAVEYHEAHLKIAKEVGDKAGEGKSYCDLGRAYHDLGDFKRALEYHERHLQIARKLGDKVGEGWSYGNLGRAHQRLGNFKKAADYHERHLRIVKETGDKAGEGRSYSNLGAAYRSLGDVKRAIDYYERHLKIATEVRDKAGEAASYGNLGDAYDSLGDFKKAIEYQERSLQVLQEVGNKVEEGKSYCSLGNAYHNLGDFKTAIDYHERGLRIAREVEDKAAEGGACGNLGNVYHSLGDFKTAIEYHERHSKIAKEVGEKAGEGRSYGNLGNDHYSLGRFSTAIEYHERHLKIAKDLRDKAGESNAYCNLGNAYCGLKDFKRAIECCERHLQISQEIKDKAGEGTSYGNLGSLFCDLGDFQKAIEYHECHLKISRQVADKAGIARALYSLGISFEGQGYLSRSLECYHSSVMMYNDMRASLKFKDEWKISYRDTLEFAYTSLWLLYLKQGEVVEALRFADQGRAQALRDLMDSMYVSGEEYDQSHYPEMSACFPPDCAPSNTVFMAVDGEEIFFWVIQDSGNVQSRRKETTNEDVKSFIISLNQSIGKRGSVRCENRSLDEPCGEQLADERAPGNGFHAVQSERRALRMLYDVIIAPIADLCEGNDILFVPEGPLCLVPYAALLDSKEKYMCEFFRIRLIPSLATLKLITDCPGDFHEKTGALLVGDPCLQEVPQYLREGLDQLPYAKSEVEMIGRILGTAPLTGEKATKDEVLKRLSSVALVHIAAHGRMETGEILLASSPSTRARTEKDCLLTMTDVLQANLRAKLVVLSCCHSAEGEIKAEGVVGIARAFLGAGARSVLVSLWAIDDEATMEFMKHFYGELVKAKKASEALHTAINYIRESQQFREVYYWAPFVLIGDDVTLDF